The following coding sequences are from one Ooceraea biroi isolate clonal line C1 chromosome 5, Obir_v5.4, whole genome shotgun sequence window:
- the LOC105282740 gene encoding uncharacterized protein LOC105282740 — MNSHTQLQGSWEDLATFLNSLKPNGKEKDVKSWKTTWRDLKSKVSDKVQKLRKERAATGNNPININISELEKRILGIIGHEYIQGLTGIPDSFPEEHDNAIQELTAGNENILNEMPVPIIIPELEDISIDITNENEGELRTEQHNPIAQNIIDPCISSSQGNTTQTRPSEPRKRRNVDRLGVQLYDARESFGTIADKHAEALMMLAEAMKLQAEATLQISNVMERMAKNEERQTQLLEVIFKCIQDEKI, encoded by the exons ATGAACAGTCATACACAATTACAAGGAAGTTGGGAAGACTTAGCCACATtcttaaattcattaaaacCGAATggcaaagaaaaagatgttaagtCATGGAAGACT ACATGGCGAGATCTGAAATCGAAAGTTTCAGATAAAGTacaaaaattgagaaaagaaagagcagCAACAGGAAATAATcctattaacataaatatatccGAATTAGAGAAAAGAATTCTAGGAATTATTGGACACGAGTATATACAAGGCTTAACAGGTATACCTGATAGTTTTCCCGAAGAACATGAT AATGCCATTCAAGAACTGACAGcaggaaatgaaaatatattaaacgaAATGCCAGTTCCAATTATAATCCCAGAATTAGAAGACATTTCAATAG aCATCACAAATGAAAATGAAGGTGAACTGAGGACTGAACAGCATAATCCTATTGCACAGAACATAATAGATCCATGTATATCATCATCACAAG GAAATACAACACAAACCAGACCAAGTGAGCCCAGAAAAC GTAGAAATGTAGATCGTTTAGGAGTACAATTATATGATGCTCGAGAATCTTTTGGGACAATAGCAGATAAACACGCTGAAGCACTGATG ATGTTAGCTGAGGCAATGAAATTACAAGCCGAAGCTACCTTACAAATAAGCAATGTTATGGAGAGAATGGCAAAGAATGAGGAACGGCAAACACAGTTATTGGAAGTCATATTCAAATGTATACAGGACGAGAAAAtataa
- the LOC113561983 gene encoding putative nuclease HARBI1 codes for MAEGYLAWNILVLQERIRRLERKVERRLLRDAQNPFALPQQEFIAQFRLNQEVVLHIVNSLREDLQKQRVTGLSPEIQVLVAIGFFAHGSYQRPAGNQCELVVSQPTASRCIRKVTHLINIHLLRQWIKFPMTAQEKAAAQNKFTLAAQPFPGAIGAIDCTYINILAPYAHEEAYVNHHDNHSLNVQAIVDPDMKILNINARYPGARNDAYIWSVSPIRRVMEHWYNQGERKIYLIGDAGYPLEPWLMTPLPHYSQWSRQYHYNQKLSKARSIVERLFGIIKGTWRCLSYERILMYAPDISGQIVNACTVLHNMRVHYRLPLEIEENIIVDNANADRANDIDEEDQDVILRRGPRAIAQHVQKQIMRDWFPNYQCAWNNENNAEI; via the exons ATGGCTGAAGGATATTTAGCATGGAATATATTAGTTTTACAAGAAAGAATCCGGAGGCTTGAGAGAAAAGTAGAGAGAAGATTGTTGCGCGATGCGCAAAATCCATTTGCACTTCCACAACAAGAATTTATTGCACAGTTTAGACTTAATCAAGAAGTGGTCTTGCACATTGTTAATAGTTTGAGAGAAGATTTACAAAAACAACGTGTAACTGGTTTGTCTCCGGAAATTCAAGTTTTGGTGGCGATTGGCTTTTTTGCTCACGGTAGTTATCAAAGACCGGCTGGAAACCAATGTGAACTAGTAGTAAGTCAGCCAACTGCTAGCCGTTGCATACGCAAAGTaacacatttaataaatatacatttattacgtCAATGGATAAAATTTCCCATGACGGCACAAGAAAAGGCTGCAGCACAGAACAAATTTACTCTAGCTGCACAGCCATTTCCTGGAGCTATTGGAGCTATtgattgtacatatataaatattcttgctCCATATGCTCATGAAGAGGCATATGTTAATCATCATGACAATCACTCCTTGAATGTTCAAGCG ATAGTCGATCcagatatgaaaatattgaatataaatgCAAGATATCCAGGTGCAAGGAATGATGCATACATATGGAGTGTCTCTCCAATTAGACGTGTCATGGAACATTGGTATAACCAAGGGGAAAGGAAAATCTATTTAAT AGGAGATGCTGGATATCCCTTAGAACCTTGGCTCATGACACCGTTGCCACATTATTCTCAGTGGAGTCGGCAGTACCATTATAATCAGAAATTATCTAAAGCACGGAGTATCGTGGAAAGACTATTTGGAATTATAAAGGGAACGTGGAGATGTTTATCCTATGAACGGATATTGATGTATGCTCCAGACATTAGCGGACAAATTGTGAATGCATGCACAGTTTTGCATAACATGCGTGTACACTATCGGCTACCGTTGGAgatagaagaaaatataatcgtTGACAACGCAAATGCAGATCGAGCAAATGACATAGATGAAGAAGATCAAGATGTAATACTTCGCAGAGGACCTAGAGCAATAGCGCAACATGTACAAAAACAGATTATGCGAGACTGgtttccaaattatcaatGTGCCTGGAATAATGAGAATAATGCAGAAATTTAA
- the LOC113561964 gene encoding uncharacterized protein LOC113561964, with the protein MQSLIFNWSYFPCPMPYSEHFEGSQIEQGRADGKKRLIPFAVPTIFNVFNAPKLLNPPRNSLYKRSREEDQCNNVQPNNKRLKVDVLSDCANLTPPLNISNYSNDLLHEDVSESQNMNPDDQILELKKKCAQLEEEIKSKNDAIAKLLTHEQLQTLLIEKKCITKWSHEGIIKGLKLRFALGKNGYNFLRETGYPAPSYTKTVESMQDIEKDCSLMVDEMDISGDLDFDK; encoded by the exons ATGCAGAGCCTAATCTTCAATTGGTCATACTTTCCTTGTCCTATGCCATATTCA GAACATTTTGAAGGGTCTCAAATTGAACAAGGTCGTGCTGATGGCAAGAAGCGTTTAATACCATTTGCAGTACCAACAATATTCAATGTGTTCAATGCACCGAAATTACTTAATCCTCCTAGGAACAGTTTATACaag AGATCCAGAGAAGAAGATCAGTGCAATAATGTCCAACCTAATAATAAGCGCTTGAAAGTAGATGTACTTTCTGATTGTGCAAATTTGACGCctccattaaatatttctaattactCAAATGATTTACTTCATGAAGACGTATCCGAATCTCAAAATATG AACCCAGATGATCAAATTCTTGAACTGAAGAAGAAATGTGCTCAGTTAGAAGAAGAGATAAAGTCCAAAAATGACGCAATTGCTAAATTATTAACACATGAGCAATTGCAAACacttttaatagaaaaaaaatgcataaCAAAGTGGAGTCATGAAGGAATTATAAAAGGCTTAAAGTTGAGGTTTGCTTTAGGTAAAAATGGTTACAATTTCCTGCGTGAAACTGGTTATCCCGCGCCGTCGTACA CAAAAACAGTAGAAAGTATGCAAGATATTGAGAAAGATTGTTCATTAATGGTTGATGAGATGGACATTTCTGGCGACTTGGACTTCGAcaagtaa